The segment TGGTTGAAATTATTGATAACCTTGATAATCATGAAGTATTAACCGAAACAATCCCGGGAACTTATATGACCAATCCTGAAGGAATTCGCGGGCAGGAAGGAAGGCTTTACAAAATCAGAATTTCTCTCCCTGACGGTAAAACTTATAATTCCGATTTTCAAAAACTCAGAACTCCTCCGGTAATAAAATCAATTGATTATGAAATCGAATACCAGAGCGATGTAAACCTGCCCTTTGACCTTGGTGGATACCGATTCTTTGCAAATACTGAAATTCCTTCAGGGGATACTGTCTATTATTTGTGGAAACTTACCGCTACTTATAAATACGCTGTCGACCTGATCATCCGTTGGATGTACGACGGACAACTCCACCCATTCACAAACTTTGATTCACTCAGGTATTGCTGGACAACCAGCAGGATCAATTCTTACTACCTCTTTAATAACGAGAACCTCAACATCTCGACTCTCGCTAAGTTTCCTCTGCATTTTGTCGGAACTGACGTAAGAGATCTGTCCATCAGATACAGTCTGCTGACCGAGCAATTAAGCATTTCGAAAGAAGCATATGAGTTTTGGAGCATTGTAAAAGAACAGAACGAAAATGTAGATGATTTGTATTCCAAGCAACCCTATCAGTTGAGGGGAAATGTTTACAATGCTGATAATATAAATGAACCGGTGCTTGGGTACTTTATGGTTGCCGGTAAAAGTGAAAACAGGATTTTTGTTAACCGCCCTGATTATCCGTTGATCATGCAATATCCTGAATGTAAATTAGTAGAGCAGGATTACATGAATTTTGGAATACTTTTTTATAGCTCCCCGGCTGAATGGCCGGAATTCGCCACTTTTGACAATAATGGGGTAAATGCCTATCCACCTCAGTCATGCCTCGATTGCAGGGAGAATGGCGGAACAATTGAAATACCGGATTTTTGGATCGATAATTAAGCAGGAATTCTTAAATGAAAAGCGTTACAAATCATATTGAAACTATTTTTCCCTTAATTGCAATCCTGGAAATTTGTCTGCTTATCTCATGCGAAGAACGCTTTACTCCCGAAATTGAAGGCAAGGACGAAAAACTATTGGTTGTTGAAGGAATGATAACTAACCTGCCCGGGCCATACACTGTTACGCTTTCTGTTTCCTCATCACCATCAGAACCTTTTTACACGCCGATATCGGGATATTCGGTCAGTATTCAGGATGATGCAGGTAATTCAGAAACACTCAGCGAAACTGATCCGGGAACCTACCTGACTTCCTTAAATGGTATACAGGGGATTTCGGGGAGGAAGTACCGGCTTGTACTTACCTCGCCGGAAGGTAAAAACTACCAGACCGATTATGAAATGTTGAACGAACCCATAAAAATTGATTCTGTTTATGCAGAAATTGAGTATACACAGATCGACGAATCTCCTTATCAACTGCCGGGATATAGATTTTTTGTGGATGCAAAAGAAGCTCAAAATGACTCAACCTGTTTTTTATGGCGCCTTGAAGAAACCTATCAGTACGAATCCGATTTCAAAATTTACTTTTCTTATTTTGACAGGATTGTTCATCCGGTGATCAATAAGGATACCCTTAAAAGATGCTGGCTGACTGAAAAAATAAAAGGTTTTTACCTTACCAACACCTTTTCTTTATCATCTCCTGAAGTTGAGCGATTCCCTTTTCATCTTGTACCAACTGACAATCGGAAACTTTCGATTCGTTACAGCTTGCTAACATGGCAGTATGTTATCA is part of the Bacteroidales bacterium genome and harbors:
- a CDS encoding DUF4249 domain-containing protein — protein: MKSLKHFYTLNLTWPVLISGLLLLTVSACEERFNPEIDPKYENTLVVEGEISNAPGPYSVKLSYSGSLESNQVTPVTAAMVEIIDNLDNHEVLTETIPGTYMTNPEGIRGQEGRLYKIRISLPDGKTYNSDFQKLRTPPVIKSIDYEIEYQSDVNLPFDLGGYRFFANTEIPSGDTVYYLWKLTATYKYAVDLIIRWMYDGQLHPFTNFDSLRYCWTTSRINSYYLFNNENLNISTLAKFPLHFVGTDVRDLSIRYSLLTEQLSISKEAYEFWSIVKEQNENVDDLYSKQPYQLRGNVYNADNINEPVLGYFMVAGKSENRIFVNRPDYPLIMQYPECKLVEQDYMNFGILFYSSPAEWPEFATFDNNGVNAYPPQSCLDCRENGGTIEIPDFWIDN
- a CDS encoding DUF4249 domain-containing protein, with product MKSVTNHIETIFPLIAILEICLLISCEERFTPEIEGKDEKLLVVEGMITNLPGPYTVTLSVSSSPSEPFYTPISGYSVSIQDDAGNSETLSETDPGTYLTSLNGIQGISGRKYRLVLTSPEGKNYQTDYEMLNEPIKIDSVYAEIEYTQIDESPYQLPGYRFFVDAKEAQNDSTCFLWRLEETYQYESDFKIYFSYFDRIVHPVINKDTLKRCWLTEKIKGFYLTNTFSLSSPEVERFPFHLVPTDNRKLSIRYSLLTWQYVISKEAYIFWHKVIEQNTESDDLFTKQPYQIRGNIYNPTDNGETVLGYFLTAAVSQKRIFVNRPGYPIEMYYPKCELNINDYENYGWMFLGPAPPASNPLFVTEDANGERALTHQACVNCLLKGGTTEKPEFWIDY